A genomic window from Salvia miltiorrhiza cultivar Shanhuang (shh) chromosome 5, IMPLAD_Smil_shh, whole genome shotgun sequence includes:
- the LOC130986621 gene encoding tryptophan N-monooxygenase CYP79A68-like, with protein sequence MKMETSFPSLLAILSLVSLIFLKLIYSTMKRSTAPPLPPGPAAYPVVGSLPEMLLKKPAFRWIHNVMQKLNTEIVCIRLGSVHVIAVSSPELSREFLKKHDAILASRPDSVSARLTSDGYLTPALSPAGDQWKKMRRVMVSEVLTMGVFRRLHSKRCEEADHLVRYVYNHRNGVVNVRDAARHYCTNLIKKMVFGERFFGPGMEDGGPGNEDREHVDGLFTIISCLYGFALADFVPWLEVFDLDGHKRIVRNAIKKVRKYQDPAINKRMEMWQLGLKTQQDDILDRLINLKNESDETKPLLSVPEIKAQILEIMIAAVDNPSNAVEWALAEMINQPNILVKVCEELDRVVGKNRLVEESDMPNLNYVKACVKESFRLHPVAPFNLPHVSSENVVVGGYFIPKGSHVLLSRPDLGRNSRIWDEPLRFKPERHIVNESSDVVLVDNELRMLSFSTGRRGCPGIVLGSTISIMLLARLIQGFSWRPPIDTNNIDLVESGHDLTLAKPLIAHATPRLDSQIYIQLMSN encoded by the exons ATGAAAATGGAAACAAGCTTTCCATCGTTGCTTGCAATATTATCTTTAGTTTCCCTAATCTTCTTGAAACTCATATATTCCACCATGAAAAGATCGACGGCGCCACCGCTGCCACCGGGGCCGGCTGCCTACCCGGTGGTGGGCAGCCTGCCGGAAATGCTGTTGAAGAAGCCCGCATTCCGATGGATACACA atgTCATGCAAAAACTCAACACGGAGATCGTCTGCATCCGCCTCGGCAGCGTCCACGTCATCGCAGTCAGTTCTCCAGAGCTTTCTAGAGAGTTCTTGAAGAAGCACGACGCGATCCTCGCCTCCCGGCCTGACTCCGTCTCAGCCCGCCTCACCAGCGATGGATACTTGACGCCGGCCTTATCCCCCGCCGGCGACCAGTGGAAGAAAATGAGGAGGGTTATGGTGTCGGAGGTGCTGACGATGGGTGTGTTTCGACGGCTCCACTCGAAGAGATGTGAAGAAGCCGATCACCTGGTGCGGTATGTGTACAACCACCGCAATGGGGTGGTGAACGTGAGAGATGCAGCGCGGCATTACTGCACCAATTTGATCAAGAAAATGGTGTTTGGTGAGAGGTTTTTCGGGCCGGGAATGGAGGACGGGGGCCCGGGAAATGAAGATAGAGAACACGTGGATGGATTGTTCACCATTATTTCGTGTCTCTATGGATTCGCCCTAGCTGATTTTGTACCGTGGTTGGAGGTTTTCGATTTGGATGGACATAAGAGGATTGTAAGGAATGCGATTAAGAAGGTGAGAAAATACCAAGATCCAGCAATCAATAAGAGAATGGAGATGTGGCAGCTAGGGCTCAAGACTCAACAAGATGATATTCTTGATCGTCTCATTAACCTCAAGAACGAATCAGACGAAACTAAGCCCCTCTTATCAGTTCCAGAGATTAAAGCACAAATTCTT GAAATAATGATTGCGGCAGTTGATAATCCGTCAAATGCAGTTGAGTGGGCTTTGGCAGAGATGATCAATCAACCAAATATTCTTGTAAAGGTGTGTGAAGAATTGGACCGAGTTGTAGGTAAGAATAGGCTCGTCGAGGAATCAGATATGCCTAACCTAAATTATGTGAAGGCTTGTGTTAAAGAGTCATTTAGGCTACATCCAGTAGCACCTTTTAATCTCCCTCATGTTTCGAGCGAGAATGTTGTGGTAGGTGGCTACTTCATCCCAAAAGGGAGCCATGTGTTGCTTAGTCGCCCCGACCTAGGGCGAAATTCTAGGATTTGGGATGAGCCTCTTCGATTCAAGCCCGAGCGTCACATCGTCAATGAATCCTCAGATGTGGTTCTTGTGGATAATGAATTGCGCATGTTGTCATTCAGTACAGGGAGACGAGGATGTCCTGGCATTGTGCTTGGCTCTACCATAAGCATTATGCTTTTGGCTAGACTTATTCAAGGTTTTAGCTGGAGGCCACCCATTGATACGAATAACATTGATTTGGTTGAGTCGGGGCATGACCTGACATTGGCTAAGCCTCTTATTGCTCATGCAACACCTCGCTTGGACTCACAAATTTATATACAACTCATGtcaaattaa
- the LOC130986618 gene encoding glycine-rich RNA-binding, abscisic acid-inducible protein — MAKILWLALFFAMVIVRLRAEEGGGAATAPPSSESSDPPQTTNDVKTEGKSSKTYNNVAVNNKRKNNGGGSGGGGGGGVGWGWGGGGGGGNRGGGWGWGGGGGGGVFWRWGCNGRHHRSGKMKVFPKGDYAIGEFAQCMVKGRCRGMRLDCPLHCGGPCVYDCRNMCKAHCKK, encoded by the coding sequence ATGGCTAAAATTCTGTGGTTGGCTCTGTTTTTTGCTATGGTGATAGTTAGACTGAGAGCCGAAGAAGGAGGAGGCGCCGCCACCGCTCCGCCCTCGTCGGAAAGTTCTGATCCTCCACAAACAACGAACGATGTAAAAACTGAAGGGAAGAGTAGCAAGACTTACAACAACGTAGCGGTGAACAACAAGAGGAAGAATAATGGAGGTGGGAgcggaggtggaggtggaggcggAGTTGGATGGGGTTGgggcggtggtggaggtggtggcAATCGCGGTGGAGGGTGGGGATGGGGGggtggaggaggcggcggtgtTTTTTGGCGGTGGGGCTGCAACGGGCGGCATCACCGTTCCGGCAAGATGAAAGTCTTCCCAAAGGGAGACTATGCAATAGGAGAGTTTGCACAATGCATGGTGAAGGGAAGGTGTAGGGGAATGAGGTTGGATTGTCCATTGCATTGTGGAGGGCCTTGTGTTTATGATTGTAGGAATATGTGCAAGGCTCATTGCAAAAAATAA
- the LOC130986620 gene encoding cyclin-dependent kinase G-2-like yields MATQICKNNNNGFGHLSKPNKGNYLSVFRGRKTACRSKPAKGIVIKKPAEIISLAKERKRKLSELQCSCLKKRSRDVTIPDCGSVDEYVSLGKISGGSYGLVYKVQHKKTGEIMAMKEEFEGLSPTTITEIDILKSLGGAHPSVVGFKEVAVDEYDGVYVVMEHMETDLRALIKGGGLAISQVKMLMKQLLQGVEFLHENGVMHRDLKPANLLVNRGGELKLKICDFGLSVRFRKELVSSYSPRVGTLWYRAPELLLGEERYSCAVDMWAVGCIMAELLFNKVLFRGESEEDQLHQIYCLLGLPSSAENVSTLLISSANLELSEPGFDLLKGLLTYDPTKRLTPQAALNHVWFQDLISS; encoded by the coding sequence ATGGCGACGCAAATTTGCAAGAACAATAACAATGGGTTTGGCCATCTCTCGAAACCCAATAAAGGTAACTATCTATCTGTTTTCCGTGGAAGAAAGACTGCGTGCAGATCGAAACCAGCGAAAGGGATTGTGATAAAGAAACCGGCCGAAATCATATCTTTGGCAaaggaaagaaagagaaaattatCGGAGTTGCAATGTAGTTGTTTGAAGAAGAGAAGTAGAGATGTGACTATTCCTGATTGCGGAAGCGTTGATGAGTACGTGAGTTTGGGTAAGATCAGCGGAGGGTCGTACGGCCTCGTCTACAAAGTCCAACACAAGAAGACTGGAGAAATCATGGCCATGAAGGAGGAGTTTGAGGGATTATCGCCCACCACAATCACCGAAATCGACATCCTCAAATCCCTCGGCGGCGCCCATCCCTCCGTCGTCGGATTCAAGGAAGTGGCGGTGGACGAGTACGACGGCGTCTACGTCGTCATGGAGCACATGGAGACTGATCTGCGAGCTCTCATCAAGGGCGGCGGTCTAGCCATCAGCCAGGTGAAGATGTTGATGAAGCAGTTGCTGCAAGGAGTCGAGTTCCTGCACGAAAACGGTGTGATGCATAGGGATCTCAAGCCTGCAAATCTCCTCGTAAACAGAGGGGGAGAGTTGAAGTTGAAGATATGCGATTTCGGGCTGTCCGTTAGGTTTAGGAAGGAGTTGGTGTCATCGTATTCGCCTCGCGTGGGGACGCTCTGGTACAGGGCTCCGGAGCTGCTTCTCGGAGAGGAGAGGTATTCGTGTGCGGTGGATATGTGGGCGGTCGGATGCATTATGGCCGAGTTGCTGTTCAACAAAGTGTTGTTCAGAGGGGAATCTGAGGAGGATCAGTTGCATCAGATATATTGTCTTCTTGGCCTTCCAAGTAGTGCCGAGAATGTTTCCACTTTGCTGATTTCATCTGCAAATTTGGAGCTTTCCGAGCCTGGATTTGATCTGCTCAAGGGCTTGTTAACTTATGATCCAACTAAGAGGCTCACACCACAAGCTGCTCTCAACCATGTTTGGTTTCAAGACTTGATCAGCTCTTAG